The Juglans regia cultivar Chandler chromosome 2, Walnut 2.0, whole genome shotgun sequence genome includes a window with the following:
- the LOC108994012 gene encoding auxin-responsive protein SAUR76-like: MDCLVLPVTILRQCYSGTRLGYRPLTQDGFADSGRLVTVVVGKEKREFLVDSFVLEENPFRVLIEMMKKDDQEESFDGESSKKGVIFVDVDAILFEHMLWLMRNDCSSLFQLNLKEIIDFYAQDS; this comes from the coding sequence ATGGATTGCTTGGTCTTGCCTGTGACTATATTGAGGCAATGCTACTCGGGCACCCGGTTGGGCTACCGGCCATTGACCCAAGATGGTTTCGCCGACTCCGGCCGGCTTGTGACCGTAGTGGTTGGCAAGGAGAAGAGGGAGTTCTTGGTGGATTCGTTCGTGTTAGAGGAAAACCCATTTCGGGTATTGATCGAGATGATGAAGAAGGATGATCAGGAGGAGAGTTTCGATGGGGAAAGCAGCAAGAAAGGGGTGATTTTTGTGGATGTGGACGCCATCTTGTTTGAGCACATGCTTTGGTTGATGCGGAACGATTGTTCTTCTCTGTTTCAGCTGAACCTCAAGGAGATAATCGACTTCTACGCTCAAGATTCTTAG